From Paenibacillus sp. PL2-23:
CGCCACCCACAATCATGCCGACCATTGCAGGACTCATATCTGTCTTCGCAATCAGATATATCGCCAGGAAGGGCAAGCTCATCGAGCTTGCGATCCGCGCAAAGATTGTGCCAGCCAGCAGCACGTTAACAATGGGATGGAAATCTTTTGTCATGCCGAGAAATCGCTTGAACATCCTCGAATTCCTTCTTTCTCCTGCTGTGTCGTTCCGCAATCAACCTGCCATGTAAGGAGGGATTGCATCATTATACAGGAGCTCTTATTTTCCGACAATCCCATTTTATTGAAGCGCCGCGTTGTGCGGATAAAGCACAAATAGACGTGTCTGACACGTCTATTGACTCCAGCCTATCACTCCACCGATAGCTGCCGCTCGCTCACGCACACTCTGCTCCCACGCAACGGCAGGAGCCTTGCTCTCGCAAGGCTCCTAGCGGGCAGCCAGCGAACAGCGGCTGCATTTATTGGTTGGTTCGCCTCATTATCGCTATCGACAGCAAACAAAACACTAGCGTTGTGCCCGCCAGAACGGCCAAGCTTGTGCCCATAGTCGACAGGCTGCCGCCAAAGTCGAACACGACACCCATATCCACCTTAAACTCCCGGATGGCTTCCTCTGGCGCACCATCAAAGGCTTGAGCCATCGGCTCCTCCACCATGACTGAGCGAAGCAAGGCTCCCGCATGTGAGATGGGAAACAGCTTGATGACCCATTGCATCGCTACCGGCAAGGTTCCGATTGGAATGTAAATGCCCGTCAGAAAGCCAATCAGCGTGCCGATTATGGTGCTAGCCGTGGTAAAAGCGCTAATAGTCCGCAGCATGGAGGTGATAAAAAACATAATCGATCCGCCAGTCAGCACAGAAAGCGCTAGAATGCCGATCACCTGGATGATGGACCAGAAGGACAGCCACTGGCCTCCAAACGCGATGATGTACAACTCAGCCATTAGCAGCGTGACAACACTTAAGATCATGCCAATCGAGCACGCGCTCAGGATGTAGCCGCCTACGATATGCTGTCGCTTGACTGGTGCCGCCGTAAAATCCTTCAGCAGGCCGCGAGCCCTGTCATCCACCATGACGCCGAACGCGCCAAGCGTTGCCGTCACCGTAGTGACAGCCAATATGCCCGCCATGACCCAGCTGTTCAGCAGGAACTTAGCCCCCTCAACGTCGGGCAAGTTGCTCGACAGCGTTTCACCCAGGAACAACACGTAAAGACCCAGAATAATGAAGACAGACATGAATGACATAAGCACTCCCGTTCGATCCCGGAAAAAAAGCTTCAAATTCCGCTTGGCAATAATGAACACTATGCCCGCACCTCCGTGCCCGTCAGATTGAGGAATACATCATCCATCGTCCCGCTTATAATTTCCAGACCGGCAATGTTCTCTCTGCACCCTTCAATCAGCTCCAGAGCCTTTATCGTCTCCGGAATAGGGATATGATAGATCCCTCCAACAACAGAGAACAGCGTTGATCGTGCTTCCAAATAAGCGCTCAGCTCCTCCTCATGGTGAGGCTTCAGCTTCAGCAGATCCGTCGCGTAGCGTTCCTTGAGCTCATAGGGCGATCCCTCCGCCAGCACCTTGCCATGATCCATAATGACGATTTGATCGGCCATAGCGGCTTCTTCCATATAATGCGTCGTAAGAAAAACAGTCATGCCTCGCTCCTGCTGGAGCTGTCGAATGGTCGTCCAGACGTTTTTGCGGGTCTGCGGATCGAGGCCCGTTGTAGGTTCATCTAAAAATAGCACCCGAGGGGTATGAATCAACGCCCTCGCGATATCCGCACGCCTGCGCTGACCCCCTGACAGCTTGCCGTACGGGCGCTTCAGGAAGTCGCCTGCCCCTGCAGTCTCCACAGCCCGTGCTGCAGCACGCTTGAGCTCGCTGCGACTCAGCCCGTAGAAGCTGCCGCGAACCAGCAGGTTTTCTTCCACAGTCAGCAAAGGATCCAGCAGGCTGTCCTGGAAGACAATCCCGATCGCGGATCGAATGCTGTCATTATCCTTGCCGAGCTGGAAGCCCGCAATATGAGCTGTCCCCGCATCAGGCTTCAGCTGAGTCGTCAGCATATCGATTGTGGTCGATTTGCCGGCGCCATTAGGACCAAGGAACGCGAACAAGCTGCCCTCCTCCACCTCCAAGTCGATCCCCTTCACCGCTTGCAGCGATCCGAACGATTTGACGAGTCCTGCTGCCTTAATCATAGCGTTCATCCCTGTTCCCTCCCGTTTGCTTGTATCTTCTTGAAAGCTGTTCATTAATCGCACTGGCTTCCGCTTTGTCCTTGATCATCATGAACGCGCTGACGATGACGTAGATGGCGACAATCATGGCGAAGATAATTAGTACGTAGAGTGCATTCAGCGGAATCATTTTCGCGGCAAAACCGATTCCGAACACGCAGACAGAAACGTCCGCAACCCGAACGAAGGCAGCCGCCATCGGATTGCGAATGGGCAGCCGATCCGTTACCGCAATCAGAATCGACCCGCAGAGCGTAATGAGAAACATGAGCAACACTTCCCGCGCCGATGCCGGCCTGAATAGACCAAGCAAATTCAACGCGGAATAGATAAGCATGAGAAACGTAAATGAATAACACGTAATTGCAAAATAAGCTTTATACTTCGACATCACTCGGACCTCCTGTGTGAAAACGCTGACCGCTACAGCTGGATTTTTTCCTTGAGCGCCTGCACGTAGTGGCGATTGATGACAAGCTTCTCCTTGTTGAATAGCTGCGCCTCGAATTTGCCGTTCAGGAGTGCGCGCACGCTCTCAAGCTTGGCGACGTTCAGAATGCAGGACTTGCTAATACGCAGGAAATGACTGTTCGCGAAATGATTCTCCAACTCATACAGCTTATAACCGCATTCATATACATCCTTCTCCACGTAGATGAACGTCTTGTTGTCCGTCGATTCGAAGTAGTAGACATCCTCCAGCCGAATCAGATAGCTCGATCCTTCCTTCTTCCCCGTAATGGAGAAGGAGTAGAGCCGGATCTGGGCGATC
This genomic window contains:
- a CDS encoding ABC transporter permease codes for the protein MFIIAKRNLKLFFRDRTGVLMSFMSVFIILGLYVLFLGETLSSNLPDVEGAKFLLNSWVMAGILAVTTVTATLGAFGVMVDDRARGLLKDFTAAPVKRQHIVGGYILSACSIGMILSVVTLLMAELYIIAFGGQWLSFWSIIQVIGILALSVLTGGSIMFFITSMLRTISAFTTASTIIGTLIGFLTGIYIPIGTLPVAMQWVIKLFPISHAGALLRSVMVEEPMAQAFDGAPEEAIREFKVDMGVVFDFGGSLSTMGTSLAVLAGTTLVFCLLSIAIMRRTNQ
- a CDS encoding LytTR family DNA-binding domain-containing protein gives rise to the protein MKLIIDQSLEHENVEITIKCGMIDEQLERLIAQIRLYSFSITGKKEGSSYLIRLEDVYYFESTDNKTFIYVEKDVYECGYKLYELENHFANSHFLRISKSCILNVAKLESVRALLNGKFEAQLFNKEKLVINRHYVQALKEKIQL
- a CDS encoding ATP-binding cassette domain-containing protein, translated to MNAMIKAAGLVKSFGSLQAVKGIDLEVEEGSLFAFLGPNGAGKSTTIDMLTTQLKPDAGTAHIAGFQLGKDNDSIRSAIGIVFQDSLLDPLLTVEENLLVRGSFYGLSRSELKRAAARAVETAGAGDFLKRPYGKLSGGQRRRADIARALIHTPRVLFLDEPTTGLDPQTRKNVWTTIRQLQQERGMTVFLTTHYMEEAAMADQIVIMDHGKVLAEGSPYELKERYATDLLKLKPHHEEELSAYLEARSTLFSVVGGIYHIPIPETIKALELIEGCRENIAGLEIISGTMDDVFLNLTGTEVRA